A single genomic interval of Hyalangium gracile harbors:
- the gltG gene encoding adventurous gliding motility protein GltG, with product MAVPLTLKVFKGESLVSSKDFERDIIKIGRLSSAHLCLDDEKVSRIHSVIEVSPDGSLSIIDMGSVEGTYVNGKRVNKGKVAFGDEIRVGGTTIRLENPAAVAAVNLAAAVSSSDVTTKIELPVQDAQVAAQLAQAAAAPVTAAPVVAAPVAAPVVAPAPAMDPSFAATEQNAVVAPVAEAPVEAEPRVRTVRRTKASGPLGASIRFMWGDQRVGEFFLAPGKKKSLTAGSAAGVDFVMGDAKLGSPTMEVARTDGQSFSVCFSGKMKGELIRKGETMELQAVIESGKANSDGGNYALTLDPDDFFWVDLGGVTMEVLFQPVPKKVYVPLADSVDYRALNIFLLMFFAGTMFVISAMNRSGDGDEFADELNGKDARLAKLIIKPPETQKNKFLEKLKEQKAEKKKAGEMAAKQRNEEGQMGKKDNTPKTQNRTAPQGQKDKKDEARALTAKIFGGGKGGVSTIFGNAGLGGELKSAMGNMFGAKAGDSGGFGGLGIRGSGGGGGGTGDTIGIGGIGTKGRGGGTSSYGSGVGVLGGKQSVDVGITSSEPMVMGSLDKELIRQVIQRNRSQIRFCYESQLTKYPKLAGKVAVKFVINAEGRVVSSEVAQSTASNAELESCVAGRVRTWQFPKPKGGGVVIVTYPFIFKASGE from the coding sequence ATGGCCGTTCCTCTGACACTCAAGGTCTTCAAGGGCGAGAGCCTGGTCAGCTCGAAGGATTTCGAGCGCGACATCATCAAGATTGGCCGTCTGTCGTCGGCGCACCTGTGCCTGGATGACGAGAAGGTCAGCCGCATCCACTCCGTCATCGAGGTGTCTCCGGACGGCTCGCTGTCCATCATCGACATGGGCAGCGTCGAGGGCACCTACGTCAACGGCAAGCGCGTCAACAAGGGCAAGGTCGCCTTCGGGGACGAGATCCGCGTGGGTGGCACCACCATCCGCCTGGAGAACCCGGCCGCCGTGGCCGCGGTGAACCTGGCGGCCGCCGTGTCCAGCTCGGACGTGACGACGAAGATCGAGCTGCCGGTGCAGGACGCCCAGGTGGCCGCGCAGCTGGCCCAGGCCGCCGCGGCGCCCGTGACGGCCGCTCCGGTGGTGGCCGCGCCCGTGGCCGCTCCGGTGGTCGCGCCCGCTCCGGCGATGGATCCGTCCTTCGCCGCCACGGAGCAGAACGCGGTGGTGGCGCCGGTGGCCGAGGCTCCGGTCGAGGCCGAGCCCCGCGTGCGCACCGTGCGCCGCACGAAGGCCAGCGGCCCGCTGGGCGCCTCCATCCGCTTCATGTGGGGCGACCAGCGCGTGGGCGAGTTCTTCCTGGCTCCGGGCAAGAAGAAGAGCCTGACCGCGGGCAGCGCCGCGGGCGTGGACTTCGTCATGGGCGACGCCAAGCTGGGCAGCCCGACCATGGAGGTGGCGCGCACCGACGGCCAGTCCTTCAGCGTCTGCTTCAGCGGGAAGATGAAGGGCGAGCTCATCCGCAAGGGTGAGACGATGGAGCTCCAGGCCGTCATCGAGTCCGGCAAGGCCAACAGCGACGGCGGCAACTACGCGCTGACGCTGGACCCGGATGACTTCTTCTGGGTGGACCTGGGCGGCGTGACGATGGAGGTCCTCTTCCAGCCGGTGCCCAAGAAGGTCTACGTCCCGCTGGCGGACTCGGTGGACTACCGCGCGCTGAACATCTTCCTGCTGATGTTCTTCGCGGGCACGATGTTCGTCATCAGCGCGATGAACCGCAGCGGTGACGGCGACGAGTTCGCCGACGAGCTCAACGGCAAGGACGCGCGCCTGGCCAAGCTCATCATCAAGCCGCCGGAGACGCAGAAGAACAAGTTCCTCGAGAAGCTCAAGGAGCAGAAGGCCGAGAAGAAGAAGGCCGGCGAGATGGCCGCCAAGCAGCGCAACGAGGAAGGGCAGATGGGCAAGAAGGACAACACGCCCAAGACCCAGAATCGCACCGCGCCGCAGGGCCAGAAGGACAAGAAGGACGAGGCGCGCGCCCTGACGGCGAAGATCTTCGGCGGCGGCAAGGGCGGCGTCTCCACCATCTTCGGCAACGCGGGCCTGGGCGGCGAGCTCAAGAGCGCCATGGGCAACATGTTCGGCGCCAAGGCGGGTGACTCGGGCGGCTTCGGCGGCCTGGGCATCCGCGGCAGCGGCGGCGGTGGCGGCGGCACCGGTGACACCATCGGCATCGGCGGCATCGGCACCAAGGGTCGTGGCGGCGGCACCAGCAGCTACGGCTCGGGGGTGGGCGTGCTCGGCGGCAAGCAGAGCGTGGACGTGGGCATCACCTCGTCGGAGCCCATGGTCATGGGCTCGCTGGACAAGGAGCTCATCCGCCAGGTCATCCAGCGCAACCGCAGCCAGATCCGCTTCTGCTACGAGAGCCAGCTGACCAAGTACCCGAAGCTGGCCGGTAAGGTGGCCGTCAAGTTCGTCATCAACGCCGAGGGCCGGGTGGTGTCCTCCGAGGTGGCCCAGTCCACCGCGAGCAACGCCGAGCTGGAGAGCTGCGTGGCTGGCCGCGTGCGCACCTGGCAGTTCCCCAAGCCCAAGGGCGGCGGCGTGGTGATCGTCACCTACCCGTTCATCTTCAAGGCCTCGGGCGAGTAA
- a CDS encoding DEAD/DEAH box helicase, which yields MPQENGSGGPRGGGGRGRDGGPGQGPRREGPGGFGGREGGFGGRDGGRGRGDGPGRGRGGRGRDEERASGPGHRVIVELSVLEKALSKNDFASQKGPLEAIVRALRPMRLKSLEDLDLNTRGRLITTLLRVQRQPKPPAPEAAPAAPAEGAPAGEAAAPAPEAAPAEAAAPAEGAAPAEGAAPAEGAAPAESAAPAEGAAPAAPAADPVREKYVAYTDVMYLVGQAWRAAGDRERAEVAFAASGRQPGPEQEEPVRAEAERRERPERGDRPERGERRERGERRERGDRPERGERRERPERGERPERGERRERPERGERPERKPMPELTGDWSEQAKQLEAMGRTRDAGRLHERNNSFTEAIRLFEAGGDVKSALRCAVEGKDLDAARRLVSGLPADQIGPTLEKAGAYELLMEHYVGKGDFENVARLYERARQFDQAALAYERANKLTQARKSYERARDMASANRVRGLEVKSLVERGDRLGAATLLVAAGQNREAVEVLSPLPPPKAFHFMQRLKLEEEAKALAQRELARAEEEKKPAGRARWLELLGQTAEAAEAWEQAGRKEKALPLHEQLGNLARAAQLAEELQQRAKAVDLYTRLNDAAGLERAKALPETPPAPAGGAHKDSASESESGTESPSDSAPPASSPGEQESQ from the coding sequence GTGCCTCAGGAGAATGGAAGCGGTGGGCCGCGCGGTGGTGGTGGGCGCGGCCGGGACGGAGGACCTGGCCAGGGTCCCCGCCGCGAGGGTCCGGGTGGCTTTGGCGGTCGTGAGGGTGGCTTCGGAGGCCGCGATGGCGGCCGTGGCCGGGGGGATGGTCCGGGCCGTGGCCGGGGGGGCCGTGGCCGGGATGAAGAGCGGGCCAGCGGGCCGGGGCACCGCGTCATCGTCGAGCTGAGCGTCCTCGAGAAGGCGCTCTCCAAGAACGACTTCGCGTCGCAGAAGGGGCCTCTCGAGGCCATCGTCCGCGCGCTGCGTCCCATGCGGCTCAAGTCGCTGGAGGACCTGGACCTCAACACGCGCGGCCGGCTCATCACCACGCTGCTGCGCGTGCAGCGCCAGCCGAAGCCGCCCGCGCCCGAGGCGGCGCCCGCTGCTCCGGCCGAGGGTGCGCCCGCGGGTGAGGCGGCGGCTCCAGCGCCCGAGGCGGCGCCTGCCGAGGCTGCGGCCCCCGCGGAGGGTGCTGCTCCCGCCGAGGGCGCTGCTCCGGCCGAGGGTGCGGCCCCTGCCGAGAGCGCTGCTCCGGCCGAGGGTGCGGCTCCGGCCGCTCCCGCCGCGGACCCGGTGCGCGAGAAGTACGTCGCCTATACGGATGTGATGTACCTGGTGGGCCAGGCCTGGCGCGCCGCGGGGGACCGCGAGCGAGCCGAGGTGGCCTTCGCCGCCAGCGGCCGTCAGCCGGGCCCCGAGCAGGAGGAGCCCGTGCGCGCGGAGGCCGAGCGCCGTGAGCGCCCCGAGCGTGGCGATCGTCCTGAGCGCGGTGAGCGCCGCGAGCGGGGGGAGCGTCGCGAGCGTGGCGACCGTCCGGAGCGTGGCGAGCGCCGTGAGCGTCCGGAGCGGGGTGAGCGCCCCGAGCGTGGCGAGCGCCGTGAGCGTCCGGAGCGTGGCGAGCGCCCCGAGCGCAAGCCGATGCCGGAGCTGACCGGCGACTGGTCCGAGCAGGCGAAGCAGCTCGAGGCCATGGGCCGCACCCGGGACGCGGGGCGGCTGCACGAGCGCAACAACTCCTTCACCGAGGCCATCCGGCTCTTCGAGGCGGGCGGGGACGTGAAGAGCGCGCTGCGCTGCGCGGTCGAGGGCAAGGACCTGGACGCGGCCCGGCGCCTCGTCTCGGGCCTGCCCGCGGACCAGATTGGCCCCACGCTGGAGAAGGCCGGGGCGTACGAGCTCCTCATGGAGCACTACGTCGGCAAGGGTGACTTCGAGAACGTGGCGCGGCTGTACGAGCGGGCCAGGCAGTTCGACCAGGCAGCGCTCGCGTACGAGCGGGCCAACAAGCTGACCCAGGCTCGCAAGTCCTACGAGCGCGCGCGGGACATGGCCAGCGCCAACCGCGTCCGGGGCCTCGAGGTGAAGTCTCTGGTGGAGCGTGGCGATCGGCTGGGGGCGGCGACGCTCCTGGTGGCCGCGGGCCAGAATCGCGAGGCCGTGGAGGTGCTCAGCCCGCTGCCTCCGCCCAAGGCGTTCCACTTCATGCAGCGGCTCAAGCTCGAGGAGGAGGCCAAGGCGCTCGCTCAGCGCGAGCTGGCCCGCGCCGAGGAGGAGAAGAAGCCGGCCGGGCGTGCCCGGTGGCTCGAGCTGCTGGGGCAGACCGCCGAGGCGGCGGAGGCCTGGGAGCAGGCCGGGCGCAAGGAGAAGGCCCTCCCGCTCCACGAGCAGCTGGGCAACCTGGCGCGCGCGGCTCAGCTCGCCGAGGAGCTCCAGCAGCGGGCCAAGGCCGTGGACCTCTACACGCGGCTCAATGATGCTGCGGGCTTGGAGCGGGCCAAGGCCCTCCCTGAGACGCCTCCAGCTCCTGCTGGCGGGGCCCACAAGGACTCTGCGTCCGAGTCCGAGTCCGGTACCGAGTCCCCATCCGATTCCGCCCCTCCTGCCTCCTCGCCTGGGGAGCAGGAAAGTCAATAG
- the cglE gene encoding adventurous gliding motility protein CglE, which yields MKALASLALFSVLVVPTLARAQQSPAANNPVKDRPAETFNEIERGLYFLVQGGPSFLVNAPADTGPRPFSSGQAAHVEVGIDIGERLSLGVFVLGTANRAGSDYVGNSGGAASGDFSSIVPGVTMRAHLVGFADNQEVKRTFIYARAGAGFAMFSPKLLLPDSDILVFAGPGVEYYTRLRHFSVGLEVTGSYLISSGTVGFALMPNLKYAF from the coding sequence ATGAAAGCTCTTGCGTCCCTTGCTCTGTTCAGCGTGCTCGTCGTGCCGACGCTCGCGCGTGCCCAGCAGTCCCCCGCCGCCAACAATCCGGTGAAGGACCGACCGGCCGAGACGTTCAACGAGATCGAACGTGGCCTGTACTTCCTGGTGCAGGGCGGTCCCTCGTTCCTCGTCAACGCTCCGGCGGACACGGGGCCGCGACCGTTCTCCTCGGGACAGGCGGCCCACGTGGAGGTGGGCATCGACATCGGCGAGCGCCTGTCGCTGGGCGTGTTCGTCCTGGGCACCGCCAACCGCGCGGGCTCGGACTACGTGGGGAACTCGGGCGGCGCGGCTTCCGGTGACTTCTCCAGCATCGTGCCCGGCGTGACGATGCGCGCGCATCTGGTGGGCTTCGCCGACAATCAGGAGGTCAAGCGGACCTTCATCTACGCGCGAGCGGGAGCCGGCTTCGCGATGTTCTCTCCGAAGCTGCTGTTGCCGGACTCCGACATTCTGGTGTTCGCCGGGCCGGGAGTGGAGTACTACACGCGGTTGCGCCACTTCTCGGTGGGCCTCGAGGTGACAGGCAGCTATCTGATCTCCTCGGGAACAGTCGGGTTCGCGCTCATGCCGAACCTCAAGTACGCGTTCTAG
- the cglF gene encoding adventurous gliding motility protein CglF — translation MRKLLALCVMLTMAPAFAQDEAKGGGGEGNVRYNKTQTIDFEDDTIEGDLTKPDGEYVEARKKVRHSNLIRIREDFQDKVMQSVGEL, via the coding sequence ATGCGGAAGCTCTTGGCGCTGTGCGTGATGCTGACGATGGCCCCGGCCTTTGCCCAGGACGAGGCGAAGGGAGGCGGGGGCGAGGGCAACGTGCGCTACAACAAGACGCAGACCATCGACTTCGAGGACGACACCATCGAGGGCGACCTCACCAAGCCGGATGGCGAGTACGTGGAGGCGCGCAAGAAGGTGCGCCACTCCAACCTCATCCGTATCCGTGAGGACTTCCAGGACAAGGTGATGCAGTCGGTGGGCGAGCTGTAG
- the gltE gene encoding adventurous gliding motility TPR repeat lipoprotein GltE — MMTSTRFLRTSLGLVAAALLASGCTSSTAAGPTGPKASAGPKPATSKPAEAPTISNRAKLLFEDAVKAMDAQKKSKAMDFPSLERKFKAALEADPNLAEADYNLGVLAERQGKKDEAKGWYQSALKKKPSLRQASENMAVMAQNAGDISGAVALYQDVLKRYPDDAASRARLAEIYRQTADHDKAMEFARAALMRDPQSTTALKVMMRSYLDRKQLAMAKLVALRAMKIDNNDPELHHTVGLLLQQEGDADGAMLEFKRALEVRADYLPSHILLAQMALEAEDYPGAEEHLRKILQAGSKNAAAHLNLGVAYKGQGQFDKAMQEYDEAEKLDPNLAAIYLNRAIILHRAKDAPERAVELYKKYIGMAGGDVALSAEAPVFGLMREAEAVIQAKADAKRAEDQARQMEALQKQQQDELKKNEGKAPPPAGAAANPAAGAGEPLEDPTGDLPSPGQEQGTPAPQNSPGQKNPAKVDPNEPTDEF; from the coding sequence ATGATGACCTCGACTCGATTCCTCCGTACCTCACTGGGGTTGGTGGCCGCGGCGCTGCTGGCCTCCGGCTGCACCTCCTCCACGGCCGCCGGCCCCACCGGCCCCAAGGCGAGCGCAGGCCCGAAGCCGGCCACCTCCAAGCCGGCCGAGGCGCCGACCATCTCCAACCGCGCCAAGCTCCTCTTCGAGGACGCGGTGAAGGCGATGGACGCCCAGAAGAAGAGCAAGGCGATGGACTTCCCGTCGCTGGAGCGCAAGTTCAAGGCCGCCCTGGAGGCGGACCCGAACCTGGCCGAGGCCGACTACAACCTGGGCGTGCTCGCCGAGCGCCAGGGCAAGAAGGACGAGGCCAAGGGCTGGTACCAGTCCGCGCTGAAGAAGAAGCCCTCGCTGCGCCAGGCCTCCGAGAACATGGCCGTCATGGCGCAGAACGCGGGGGACATCTCCGGCGCGGTGGCGCTGTACCAGGACGTGCTCAAGCGCTACCCGGACGACGCGGCCAGCCGCGCCCGCCTGGCGGAGATCTACCGGCAGACCGCCGACCACGACAAGGCGATGGAGTTCGCCCGCGCGGCGCTGATGCGCGATCCACAATCCACCACCGCGCTCAAGGTCATGATGCGCAGCTACCTGGACCGCAAGCAGCTCGCCATGGCGAAGCTGGTGGCCCTGCGCGCGATGAAGATCGACAACAACGATCCCGAGCTGCACCACACCGTGGGCCTGCTGCTCCAGCAGGAGGGTGACGCGGACGGCGCGATGCTCGAGTTCAAGCGCGCGCTCGAGGTTCGCGCCGACTACCTGCCCTCGCACATCCTGCTGGCGCAGATGGCGCTCGAGGCCGAGGACTACCCCGGCGCCGAGGAGCACCTGCGGAAGATCCTCCAGGCCGGCAGCAAGAACGCCGCGGCCCACCTCAACCTGGGCGTGGCCTACAAGGGCCAGGGCCAGTTCGACAAGGCCATGCAGGAGTACGACGAGGCGGAGAAGCTGGACCCGAACCTGGCCGCCATCTACCTCAACCGCGCCATCATCCTTCACCGCGCCAAGGACGCTCCGGAGCGCGCCGTGGAGCTCTACAAGAAGTACATCGGCATGGCCGGCGGCGACGTGGCGCTGAGCGCCGAGGCGCCCGTCTTCGGGCTGATGCGTGAGGCGGAGGCCGTCATCCAGGCCAAGGCCGACGCCAAGCGCGCCGAGGACCAGGCCAGGCAGATGGAGGCGCTCCAGAAGCAGCAGCAGGACGAGCTCAAGAAGAACGAGGGCAAGGCCCCTCCGCCCGCCGGCGCGGCGGCCAACCCCGCGGCGGGGGCCGGCGAGCCTCTCGAGGATCCCACCGGCGATCTCCCGTCCCCGGGCCAGGAGCAGGGCACCCCTGCTCCGCAGAATTCCCCTGGGCAGAAGAATCCAGCCAAGGTGGATCCGAACGAGCCGACGGACGAGTTCTAG